One Dromiciops gliroides isolate mDroGli1 chromosome 3, mDroGli1.pri, whole genome shotgun sequence DNA segment encodes these proteins:
- the NRGN gene encoding neurogranin — MDCCTESACSKPDDDILDIPLDDPGANAAAAKIQASFRGHMARKKIKSGERARKGPGPGGAGGSGGARGGAGGGPSGD, encoded by the coding sequence GAGAGCGCTTGTTCCAAGCCGGACGATGACATCTTGGACATCCCTTTGGACGATCCTGGCGCCAACGCGGCAGCTGCCAAAATCCAGGCGAGTTTCCGGGGCCACATGGCGCGGAAGAAGATCAAGAGTGGGGAGCGAGCACGAAAGGGCCCAGGCCCCGGGGGTGCGGGCGGCTCTGGGGGCGCCCGGGGGGGCGCGGGAGGCGGCCCCAGCGGAGACTAA